In one window of Anaerobacillus alkaliphilus DNA:
- a CDS encoding M48 family metallopeptidase — MNNQPLLVHKNENLLYGICIITSILLLAYLVLSIIGIVLVIFFALISYFSHIISMAHIQTNGVRLRETQFPELYKKVVDFSEKMELTKVPEVYIIESGGLLNAFATKVFGLFGKNIVVLYSDFVDISIDSGGNEIDYVIAHELAHIKRNHIVKSLFIFPALWIPFIGTSYLRMAEYTCDRMAAYHLDETDGAINGLLVLAAGRRLYKDVNLEAYMEQYNEKKELYVTFMELLSTHPPIPKRIQEIEMLMNGAPTVTLKNRSKQVVVVAFILFFLIPSITVGIFFAGFKALEEFDFFNEFFYEYTPLMDAAMEGDVVQLEELLLAGTDVNELNEYGESALLVAVIYEQPDVIPLLFLYGADANIQDDYGWTPLMSAVMFENLEITKLLLDAGADPHLEDEDGMSAIDHAEMMANPDLIDLLNKY, encoded by the coding sequence ATGAATAACCAACCACTATTAGTTCATAAAAATGAAAATTTATTATATGGAATTTGTATTATTACGAGTATCTTACTTCTCGCGTATTTGGTTTTATCGATTATAGGTATTGTCTTAGTCATCTTTTTTGCTTTAATTTCCTATTTTTCTCATATTATATCTATGGCTCATATTCAAACGAACGGGGTTCGCTTGCGAGAAACCCAATTTCCAGAACTATATAAAAAAGTAGTTGATTTCAGTGAAAAAATGGAACTAACTAAGGTACCAGAAGTTTATATTATCGAGTCTGGTGGTCTTTTAAATGCCTTTGCTACAAAGGTTTTCGGTCTTTTCGGGAAAAATATAGTCGTCTTATATTCAGACTTTGTGGACATTTCGATTGATTCTGGTGGAAACGAAATTGATTATGTCATCGCTCATGAACTTGCCCACATTAAAAGGAACCATATTGTTAAATCGTTGTTTATTTTTCCAGCATTATGGATTCCTTTTATTGGGACAAGTTATTTACGAATGGCTGAATATACCTGCGACCGTATGGCTGCTTACCATTTAGATGAGACTGACGGTGCCATTAATGGTTTGTTGGTGTTAGCCGCGGGAAGGCGTTTATATAAGGATGTAAATCTAGAGGCGTACATGGAACAATATAATGAGAAAAAAGAGTTATATGTGACCTTTATGGAATTGCTCTCAACACATCCGCCGATACCTAAACGCATTCAAGAAATAGAAATGTTAATGAATGGAGCGCCTACTGTCACATTAAAAAATCGTTCAAAACAGGTAGTGGTTGTTGCTTTTATTTTGTTTTTCCTAATTCCTTCTATTACAGTTGGGATCTTCTTTGCAGGTTTCAAGGCACTTGAAGAGTTTGATTTCTTTAACGAGTTTTTCTATGAATATACACCTTTGATGGATGCTGCAATGGAAGGTGATGTAGTTCAACTAGAAGAATTATTGCTCGCTGGTACTGATGTTAATGAACTTAATGAATATGGCGAGAGCGCACTTTTAGTAGCGGTGATTTATGAGCAACCAGATGTTATTCCACTCTTATTTTTATATGGAGCAGATGCAAACATCCAAGATGATTACGGGTGGACACCATTAATGTCAGCGGTTATGTTCGAAAATCTAGAAATTACTAAATTGTTGCTGGATGCCGGTGCTGATCCACACTTAGAGGATGAAGACGGGATGTCTGCAATTGACCATGCCGAAATGATGGCTAATCCTGACTTAATTGATTTACTAAACAAGTATTAA
- a CDS encoding RDD family protein, which produces MERAGFWIRFVAMLIDGILIGIVQFVLLAVFGGGLDPDNVNVGFELIISFLLLFGYYVWFQTKYNGQTLGKRMMGIRVLTVDGDPVRMGQMALREILGKFLSGLIFLIGYLIAAGKAKRALHDYLAKTIVVRNE; this is translated from the coding sequence ATGGAAAGAGCTGGATTTTGGATCCGTTTTGTCGCTATGTTGATAGATGGAATCTTAATTGGTATTGTCCAATTTGTTTTACTTGCCGTATTTGGTGGTGGGTTAGACCCGGATAATGTAAATGTGGGCTTTGAGTTGATTATTAGCTTCCTTTTACTTTTCGGTTATTACGTTTGGTTTCAGACGAAGTACAACGGTCAAACGTTAGGAAAGAGAATGATGGGTATTCGTGTTCTTACTGTTGACGGTGACCCAGTGAGGATGGGGCAAATGGCGTTACGAGAAATATTAGGTAAATTCTTGTCCGGATTAATCTTTCTTATTGGCTATTTAATAGCAGCGGGAAAAGCGAAACGTGCCTTACATGACTATTTAGCAAAAACAATTGTTGTAAGAAATGAATAA
- a CDS encoding GNAT family N-acetyltransferase codes for MNVRKATVNDAKGIAKVHVDSWRTTYQSIIPEEFLNNLSYERREKLWVDNIQSMNVYIAESDKGEIIGFSSGGKERSGSYPGYDGELYAIYILQEYQGQGVGKKLVEPVVEELLSNGVSSMLVLVLEDNPSCRFYEALGAKKLDTIEVVIAGKKLSEAVYGWVDINRLT; via the coding sequence GTGAACGTACGGAAAGCTACGGTAAATGATGCCAAAGGAATCGCAAAAGTTCATGTTGATAGCTGGAGAACAACCTACCAATCTATCATTCCAGAGGAATTTTTAAACAATCTGTCTTATGAAAGAAGAGAGAAATTATGGGTGGATAATATCCAAAGTATGAATGTTTATATTGCTGAGAGTGATAAAGGTGAAATCATCGGCTTTTCTTCTGGCGGAAAAGAACGATCAGGCTCTTATCCGGGATATGACGGTGAACTTTATGCCATTTACATCCTACAAGAATACCAAGGGCAAGGAGTGGGGAAGAAGCTTGTGGAACCAGTTGTTGAGGAGTTGCTAAGTAATGGAGTGAGTTCTATGTTAGTACTTGTGCTAGAGGATAATCCCTCTTGTCGGTTTTACGAGGCACTTGGTGCAAAGAAACTCGATACGATTGAAGTGGTGATTGCAGGGAAGAAATTAAGCGAAGCGGTGTACGGGTGGGTTGATATAAATCGGTTAACATAA
- a CDS encoding MFS transporter: MSIYTAWKREQNYQKLFGAGLINGIGARFSQVAIFTLLFQLTGSAISIGMVLAIRMLPFLFFAPIGGMLADKFSKKHLLISIDLIRIPLILCLLLVQGPSDLWIVYFLTFLLATGEAIYSPTRMSSIPDLVKPDRLLFVNALEQAMVGIVLVIGASLGGIISYFFGLEAAFLLNGLTFLLSSLILSKLRFPAKESDVRVHKKKPVKLSRKAIVGSTALFTFFFIAVTMPLATGIDNVLVNVYALEVFKMGELGVGFIYASLGLGFIISSFFSIHLKKGLLFLTVLFIALEGIGHMVLSISPTFLLTLGIVVFITLVGGLSNICIDTVMMKVLPKSKRGTLFGLMQAVSNTALGFSMASGGFLLEFFQPRELSMVVGVSYIGFTVMYAILFLKVNLVIEKRFLMRKIG, from the coding sequence ATGTCAATTTATACAGCATGGAAACGTGAACAGAATTATCAAAAACTTTTTGGAGCAGGACTAATTAATGGTATAGGTGCACGTTTTAGTCAGGTTGCTATTTTTACACTTTTATTTCAACTAACTGGGTCTGCGATATCGATTGGAATGGTTCTAGCTATTCGAATGCTGCCATTTCTGTTTTTTGCACCAATAGGAGGGATGCTGGCCGATAAATTTTCTAAGAAGCATCTATTGATTTCAATCGATCTTATCCGTATTCCTTTGATTTTGTGTTTGTTGCTTGTTCAAGGACCAAGTGATCTATGGATTGTTTATTTTCTAACATTTTTGTTAGCAACTGGTGAAGCAATCTATTCACCAACGAGAATGTCATCAATTCCTGATTTAGTTAAACCGGATCGCTTGCTCTTTGTAAATGCTCTTGAGCAAGCCATGGTTGGTATTGTGTTAGTTATTGGTGCTAGTCTTGGAGGGATCATTTCATATTTTTTTGGATTAGAAGCTGCATTTCTATTGAATGGACTAACATTTTTACTTTCTTCGCTCATTCTGTCTAAGTTGAGGTTTCCAGCTAAGGAAAGTGATGTTAGGGTTCATAAGAAAAAGCCTGTGAAACTTTCAAGAAAAGCTATAGTAGGATCGACAGCACTTTTCACCTTCTTTTTTATCGCTGTAACCATGCCACTAGCTACCGGTATTGATAATGTGTTGGTGAACGTTTATGCTCTTGAGGTTTTTAAAATGGGGGAATTAGGAGTCGGCTTTATTTATGCATCATTAGGACTTGGTTTTATTATAAGTTCCTTTTTTTCTATTCATCTAAAAAAGGGATTATTGTTCTTGACGGTCTTATTCATCGCACTAGAAGGAATCGGGCACATGGTTCTAAGTATCTCGCCAACCTTTTTGTTGACATTAGGAATTGTGGTTTTCATAACTCTTGTCGGTGGCTTAAGCAATATATGCATTGATACCGTCATGATGAAGGTTCTACCGAAATCAAAGCGAGGGACATTATTTGGGCTGATGCAAGCAGTATCGAACACAGCTCTCGGTTTTTCGATGGCTTCAGGTGGGTTTTTATTAGAGTTTTTTCAACCTAGAGAACTTAGTATGGTGGTAGGGGTGTCTTATATCGGTTTTACAGTCATGTATGCCATCCTGTTCTTGAAGGTAAATCTTGTTATCGAAAAGAGATTTTTAATGAGAAAAATTGGATAA
- a CDS encoding NUDIX domain-containing protein: MGKVFGERIEGFDYQIRVGCYAVIVQDGKVAAVKSRGAIFLLGGGLEYNETMEECLSREVLERNRLRTQGPAFHRQG; the protein is encoded by the coding sequence ATGGGAAAGGTATTCGGAGAACGAATAGAGGGATTTGATTATCAGATACGGGTCGGTTGTTATGCAGTGATTGTACAAGATGGTAAGGTGGCAGCTGTCAAAAGTAGAGGGGCCATTTTCCTGCTAGGTGGTGGACTTGAGTATAATGAAACCATGGAAGAGTGCTTGAGTAGAGAGGTATTAGAAAGAAACAGGTTACGAACTCAAGGTCCAGCGTTTCATAGGCAAGGCTAG
- a CDS encoding GNAT family N-acetyltransferase, translated as MITVREATNDDILAIKNVVKAAFYREGSHERFNEWEMVERVTKDNGFVKELCLVAELNDEFIGYNLLSKAQIGSNQGLALGPLAVSPTHQNKGIGKMLVVKGFEVAKAMGYQWVALTGGDYYLQFGFEAALPHNIILSEGNPELLEHHRC; from the coding sequence ATGATAACGGTTAGAGAAGCTACCAACGATGATATACTGGCAATAAAAAATGTTGTGAAAGCAGCTTTTTATCGCGAAGGAAGTCATGAAAGATTTAATGAGTGGGAAATGGTTGAACGAGTAACAAAAGATAACGGCTTTGTTAAGGAGCTTTGTCTCGTAGCCGAGTTGAATGATGAATTTATCGGATATAACTTATTGTCTAAAGCGCAGATTGGAAGTAATCAAGGGTTAGCTTTAGGCCCCTTAGCCGTATCGCCCACTCATCAAAATAAAGGGATTGGGAAGATGCTAGTCGTGAAAGGTTTCGAAGTAGCAAAGGCTATGGGATATCAATGGGTAGCATTAACAGGTGGGGATTACTATTTGCAGTTCGGTTTCGAGGCTGCACTTCCACACAATATTATCCTTTCTGAAGGCAATCCTGAATTGCTGGAACATCATCGATGCTGA
- a CDS encoding glycerophosphodiester phosphodiesterase translates to MKNWMKKTAIAILSVGLLTQSALPTVFAASNQPAPDQKIINVAHRGASGHAPEHTLLAYELGLEMKADYIEIDLQMTKDGVLIAMHDTTVNRTTNGTGSVSNMTLAEIKQLDAGSWFNTRNPEKAKDEFIGLEVPTLEEVFEKFGRSTNYYIETKSPNLYPGMETELLRLMDEYNLTGVNARSSKVIIQSFFTDSLILIHEMNPNVPLVQLLSRPTLGEGAAAELAFIKEYAIGVGPSFARINEEYVQQVRAEGLQIHPYTVNTEENMRRALEWGVNGVFTDYPDVFREVIKEFKSKK, encoded by the coding sequence ATGAAAAATTGGATGAAGAAAACTGCTATTGCCATACTTAGTGTAGGATTACTGACTCAAAGTGCTTTACCCACTGTTTTTGCAGCAAGTAACCAGCCTGCACCCGATCAAAAAATAATCAACGTTGCCCACCGTGGAGCTTCTGGACACGCACCGGAACATACACTCCTCGCGTATGAGCTTGGACTTGAGATGAAAGCAGACTACATTGAAATTGATTTACAAATGACAAAAGATGGAGTATTAATTGCCATGCATGACACGACTGTAAACCGAACAACGAACGGTACAGGATCTGTGTCAAATATGACACTTGCCGAAATCAAACAACTCGATGCGGGTTCATGGTTCAATACACGTAATCCAGAAAAAGCAAAAGACGAATTTATTGGCCTTGAAGTTCCTACGTTAGAAGAAGTCTTTGAAAAATTTGGCCGTAGTACTAACTATTATATAGAGACAAAATCGCCTAATCTTTACCCGGGAATGGAAACAGAACTGTTAAGATTAATGGATGAATATAATCTAACTGGTGTAAATGCCAGGTCAAGCAAAGTGATAATTCAATCCTTTTTCACGGACAGCCTTATACTTATACACGAGATGAATCCTAATGTACCACTTGTACAATTGTTAAGTCGACCAACATTAGGGGAGGGTGCCGCTGCAGAGCTAGCTTTCATTAAAGAATATGCGATTGGCGTAGGGCCAAGCTTCGCTAGAATTAACGAAGAATATGTTCAGCAAGTACGAGCAGAAGGACTTCAAATCCATCCTTATACGGTCAACACGGAGGAAAACATGAGACGCGCCTTAGAATGGGGAGTAAATGGAGTTTTCACTGATTATCCAGATGTATTTCGTGAAGTAATTAAGGAGTTTAAAAGTAAAAAATAA
- a CDS encoding D-2-hydroxyacid dehydrogenase produces MNIENILVVSPKYRELQELIEQNQVDKNFRFLPEEEMKDELLEWADAFVAFNTKQDYDYSKVKWVHSLGAGVDRYVFKKQWDENVLLTRTICSFGQRIGEFCLSYLLMDLQYHVQFRKQMEQKNWQPITPKLLSDQKVVIFGTGEIGQKTAEILSNLSVQVFGVSLSGKEKEYFQAVYSVDQELPILQNADYVINTLPLTEKTERLFDETIFHQLSNAGFINVGRGASVDEDALLKALNTQHVRFAVLDVFKEEPLPTENPLWTHPSVLITPHISAVTTPVEAVECFVETLRNVEENKPLRNQVDIVKGF; encoded by the coding sequence ATGAACATAGAAAATATTTTAGTGGTAAGTCCTAAGTATAGAGAGCTGCAAGAGTTAATTGAACAAAACCAAGTAGATAAGAATTTTCGTTTTTTACCAGAGGAAGAAATGAAGGATGAGCTCTTAGAATGGGCGGATGCTTTCGTCGCTTTTAATACAAAGCAAGACTATGATTACAGTAAGGTTAAGTGGGTGCATTCTCTTGGTGCTGGTGTTGACCGCTATGTTTTTAAGAAACAATGGGATGAAAATGTACTGTTAACTCGTACAATTTGTTCATTTGGACAACGAATTGGTGAGTTTTGTTTGAGCTATCTTTTAATGGATTTACAGTATCATGTTCAATTCCGCAAACAAATGGAACAAAAAAACTGGCAGCCCATTACTCCAAAGTTACTTAGTGACCAAAAAGTGGTGATCTTCGGGACAGGGGAAATTGGTCAAAAAACGGCGGAAATTCTTTCTAACTTAAGCGTGCAAGTGTTTGGTGTGTCGTTGAGTGGGAAGGAGAAGGAGTATTTCCAAGCTGTTTATTCAGTCGATCAAGAGCTACCAATCTTACAGAACGCTGATTATGTTATAAATACATTGCCGTTAACGGAGAAAACAGAGCGACTGTTTGATGAAACGATTTTTCACCAGTTATCGAATGCAGGCTTTATCAATGTGGGGAGAGGTGCGTCAGTGGATGAAGATGCATTGCTAAAAGCACTTAATACACAGCATGTTCGATTTGCGGTTCTTGATGTGTTCAAAGAAGAGCCTCTCCCAACGGAAAATCCTTTATGGACTCACCCGAGTGTTTTGATTACTCCGCACATATCGGCTGTAACTACGCCCGTAGAAGCTGTTGAATGCTTTGTAGAAACATTGAGAAATGTAGAAGAAAATAAACCGTTACGTAATCAAGTTGATATTGTAAAAGGATTTTAA
- the truA gene encoding tRNA pseudouridine(38-40) synthase TruA has product MNNYKLTIQYDGTRYKGWQRLGSGENTIQGKIENVLSEMVGSPIEIIGCSRTDAGVHALAQIANFKTSEAFKEKEIKDYLNKYLPKDIVVSEVSSVQDRFHARYNAKDKTYLYKIWNKDYINPFMRNYSMHVEKKLDIKAMQEASEKFLGSHDFTTFSNAKSKKKSMVREIFAIDIKEVDGFIEIRVRGEGFLYNMVRKMVGVLIEVGLRRLTAQDIESMLQSKERNQVNYMAFAGGLFLEKIDY; this is encoded by the coding sequence ATGAACAATTATAAATTAACGATTCAATATGATGGCACTCGTTATAAAGGGTGGCAGCGTCTAGGGAGTGGCGAAAATACGATCCAAGGAAAAATTGAAAACGTATTGTCTGAAATGGTTGGGTCACCAATTGAAATTATTGGTTGTTCGAGAACAGATGCAGGCGTTCATGCGTTAGCACAAATCGCTAATTTTAAGACGAGTGAAGCATTTAAAGAAAAAGAAATAAAAGATTATCTAAATAAATATTTACCGAAGGATATAGTGGTTAGTGAGGTTAGTTCAGTTCAGGACCGCTTTCATGCTCGCTATAATGCGAAGGATAAAACGTACTTATATAAGATTTGGAATAAAGACTACATAAATCCATTTATGCGAAACTATAGTATGCATGTGGAAAAGAAGTTAGATATTAAAGCGATGCAAGAAGCTAGTGAAAAGTTTCTTGGGAGTCATGACTTTACGACATTTTCAAATGCAAAGTCAAAGAAAAAGTCGATGGTTCGTGAGATATTTGCTATTGATATAAAAGAAGTCGATGGTTTTATTGAGATAAGAGTTCGTGGTGAGGGCTTCCTTTATAATATGGTGAGAAAAATGGTCGGTGTCCTGATTGAGGTTGGCCTTCGCCGTTTAACTGCTCAAGATATTGAGTCGATGTTACAGTCAAAAGAGCGTAACCAAGTCAATTATATGGCGTTTGCTGGAGGACTTTTTTTAGAAAAAATCGATTACTAA
- a CDS encoding DUF2161 domain-containing phosphodiesterase, with translation MKEKEKLLEVDLYKPIQRFLVKEGFEVYGEVNDCDIAAVKGDELVVVELKLTLNVDLLVQAAKRQRLTDLVYIAIPKPKYNLRSKKWVDICHLIKRLELGLIVVSTVGRGKKADVLFHPSAFDRKKSMRQNKRKRESLRKEIDGRSANYNVGGSTRTKIMTAYKENCIQIACYLDKYGPSSPKVLRELGTGDKTSSILTKNYYRWFERVKRGTYALTEKGLQDLSEYPELVGYYLEKVVTKGENNEQL, from the coding sequence ATGAAGGAAAAGGAAAAATTATTAGAAGTAGATTTATATAAACCAATCCAAAGGTTTCTAGTGAAGGAAGGCTTTGAGGTCTACGGAGAGGTCAACGATTGTGATATTGCAGCTGTAAAAGGTGATGAGTTAGTGGTTGTTGAATTAAAACTGACCTTAAATGTAGATCTTCTCGTGCAGGCAGCCAAGCGACAACGATTAACTGATTTAGTCTATATAGCTATACCAAAACCGAAATATAATTTACGGTCAAAAAAGTGGGTAGACATTTGTCACCTGATAAAAAGATTGGAATTAGGATTAATCGTTGTATCGACTGTAGGTAGAGGAAAAAAAGCCGATGTTCTGTTTCACCCGAGCGCTTTTGACCGAAAGAAAAGTATGCGACAGAACAAGCGTAAGAGAGAGAGTTTACGAAAAGAAATTGATGGTCGCAGTGCCAATTATAATGTAGGTGGTAGCACGCGTACAAAGATCATGACTGCTTATAAAGAAAACTGTATTCAGATTGCTTGTTATCTTGATAAATATGGGCCGTCTTCACCAAAGGTTTTAAGAGAACTAGGTACAGGAGATAAGACATCTTCAATTTTAACAAAAAACTATTATCGGTGGTTTGAGAGAGTGAAACGTGGAACCTACGCACTTACCGAAAAAGGTTTGCAAGATCTATCAGAGTATCCAGAACTAGTAGGTTATTACCTTGAGAAAGTAGTAACAAAAGGAGAAAACAATGAACAATTATAA